A single genomic interval of Eurosta solidaginis isolate ZX-2024a chromosome 3, ASM4086904v1, whole genome shotgun sequence harbors:
- the LOC137244884 gene encoding antichymotrypsin-2-like isoform X5, translated as MYIYKMVDSTNFLGAIVVFITITLLTGPTTTANKSTHCEMSTQQEFAQKSAQFAVNLFNFMYHKQPNRNIIYSPFSIQTCVGMARVGATGETAAELDRGLGLPSHDVTAIADTFHNILVNYTNSTILKIANKIYIMQGYTILKEFNEIASNKFFSTADSIDFSQNSVAANTINKWVESKTNNLIKDIISPDALSPDTRAVLVNAIHFKGEWKYQFPKAATRDDDFYLNEVDSVKVPMMNVKQTFGYGVMPELDATALEMPYKDSDLSMLVILPNTRTGLANLQEKLKNFDLSQITTKMFPTKVIVKFPKFKAEFDIELNDALKNLGMGRMFSKFAEFGKMLNSDSDEPLQISKVVHKAFIEVNEEGTEAAAATGAIIRRKRSISIPANEEFHADHPFVYLIRQIIPGDCSSATITLFWGTISTITAAVSSLEHDEL; from the exons atgtacatatataaaatggtCGATTCAACAAATTTTCTTGGTg CCATCGTCGTATTTATAACGATAACATTGTTAACCGGacctacaacaacagcaaataaATCAACTCACTGTGAAATGTCGACGCAACAAGAATTTGCCCAAAAATCGGCCCAGTTCGCCGTCAATCTCTTCAATTTTATGTACCACAAACAACCCAACCGAAATATTATCTACTCACCCTTTTCAATACAAACCTGTGTGGGTATGGCTCGTGTTGGTGCCACCGGTGAAACAGCTGCGGAACTCGATCGTGGGCTTGGTCTGCCATCGCATGATGTAACAGCCATTGCTGACACTTTCCACAATATTTTGGTTAATTACACGAACAGCACAATTTTGAAAATTGCGAATAAAATTTACATCATGCAAGGCTATACGATACTGAAAGAATTTAACGAAATTGCAtccaacaaatttttttccacagCGGATAGTATTGACTTTAGCCAAAATTCAGTTGCAGCGAATACAATTAACAAATGGGTTGAATCTAAAACTAATAATCTTATTAAGGACATAATTTCACCGGATGCTTTAAGCCCTGATACACGCGCTGTATTGGTCAATGCGATTCACTTCAAAGGCGAATGGAAATATCAATTTCCCAAAGCCGCAACGCGTGATGATGATTTCTATTTGAATGAAGTTGATTCGGTTAAAGTGCCTATGATGAATGTGAAACAAACTTTTGGTTATGGTGTCATGCCAGAATTGGATGCAACTGCATTGGAAATGCCTTACAAGGATTCAGATCTTTCTATGTTGGTAATTTTGCCAAATACACGTACAGGATTGGCGAATttgcaagaaaaattaaagaattttGATCTTAGCCAAATCACAACTAAAATGTTCCCAACGAAAGTTATAGTGAAATTTCCAAAATTCAAAGCCGAATTTGATATCGAATTGAATGATGCTTTGAAAAAT cTTGGAATGGGGCGCATGTTCAGTAAATTTGCTGAATTCGGTAAAATGCTGAATTCGGACTCTGATGAACCACTGCAAATTTCAAAAGTGGTGCACAAAGCTTTCATTGAAGTGAATGAAGAGGGAACCGAGGCTGCAGCCGCTACAG GCGCCATTATACGTAGAAAGCGAAGTATATCCATTCCCGCAAACGAAGAATTCCATGCCGATCAtccatttgtatatttaataagaCAAATTATTCCTGGTGATTGTTCGTCAGCAACCATAACACTATTCTGGGGCACAATTAGTACAATTACAGCTGCTGTTAGCTCCTTAGAGCATGACGAgttgtaa
- the LOC137244884 gene encoding antichymotrypsin-2-like isoform X11 codes for MSTQQEFAQKSAQFAVNLFNFMYHKQPNRNIIYSPFSIQTCVGMARVGATGETAAELDRGLGLPSHDVTAIADTFHNILVNYTNSTILKIANKIYIMQGYTILKEFNEIASNKFFSTADSIDFSQNSVAANTINKWVESKTNNLIKDIISPDALSPDTRAVLVNAIHFKGEWKYQFPKAATRDDDFYLNEVDSVKVPMMNVKQTFGYGVMPELDATALEMPYKDSDLSMLVILPNTRTGLANLQEKLKNFDLSQITTKMFPTKVIVKFPKFKAEFDIELNDALKNLGMGRMFSKFAEFGKMLNSDSDEPLQISKVVHKAFIEVNEEGTEAAAATGAIIRRKRSISIPANEEFHADHPFVYLIRQIIPGDCSSATITLFWGTISTITAAVSSLEHDEL; via the exons ATGTCGACGCAACAAGAATTTGCCCAAAAATCGGCCCAGTTCGCCGTCAATCTCTTCAATTTTATGTACCACAAACAACCCAACCGAAATATTATCTACTCACCCTTTTCAATACAAACCTGTGTGGGTATGGCTCGTGTTGGTGCCACCGGTGAAACAGCTGCGGAACTCGATCGTGGGCTTGGTCTGCCATCGCATGATGTAACAGCCATTGCTGACACTTTCCACAATATTTTGGTTAATTACACGAACAGCACAATTTTGAAAATTGCGAATAAAATTTACATCATGCAAGGCTATACGATACTGAAAGAATTTAACGAAATTGCAtccaacaaatttttttccacagCGGATAGTATTGACTTTAGCCAAAATTCAGTTGCAGCGAATACAATTAACAAATGGGTTGAATCTAAAACTAATAATCTTATTAAGGACATAATTTCACCGGATGCTTTAAGCCCTGATACACGCGCTGTATTGGTCAATGCGATTCACTTCAAAGGCGAATGGAAATATCAATTTCCCAAAGCCGCAACGCGTGATGATGATTTCTATTTGAATGAAGTTGATTCGGTTAAAGTGCCTATGATGAATGTGAAACAAACTTTTGGTTATGGTGTCATGCCAGAATTGGATGCAACTGCATTGGAAATGCCTTACAAGGATTCAGATCTTTCTATGTTGGTAATTTTGCCAAATACACGTACAGGATTGGCGAATttgcaagaaaaattaaagaattttGATCTTAGCCAAATCACAACTAAAATGTTCCCAACGAAAGTTATAGTGAAATTTCCAAAATTCAAAGCCGAATTTGATATCGAATTGAATGATGCTTTGAAAAAT cTTGGAATGGGGCGCATGTTCAGTAAATTTGCTGAATTCGGTAAAATGCTGAATTCGGACTCTGATGAACCACTGCAAATTTCAAAAGTGGTGCACAAAGCTTTCATTGAAGTGAATGAAGAGGGAACCGAGGCTGCAGCCGCTACAG GCGCCATTATACGTAGAAAGCGAAGTATATCCATTCCCGCAAACGAAGAATTCCATGCCGATCAtccatttgtatatttaataagaCAAATTATTCCTGGTGATTGTTCGTCAGCAACCATAACACTATTCTGGGGCACAATTAGTACAATTACAGCTGCTGTTAGCTCCTTAGAGCATGACGAgttgtaa
- the LOC137244884 gene encoding antichymotrypsin-2-like isoform X1 has protein sequence MLMSFIKQQIPKKSTDLTSVRNYQSKKEIHNKIAIVVFITITLLTGPTTTANKSTHCEMSTQQEFAQKSAQFAVNLFNFMYHKQPNRNIIYSPFSIQTCVGMARVGATGETAAELDRGLGLPSHDVTAIADTFHNILVNYTNSTILKIANKIYIMQGYTILKEFNEIASNKFFSTADSIDFSQNSVAANTINKWVESKTNNLIKDIISPDALSPDTRAVLVNAIHFKGEWKYQFPKAATRDDDFYLNEVDSVKVPMMNVKQTFGYGVMPELDATALEMPYKDSDLSMLVILPNTRTGLANLQEKLKNFDLSQITTKMFPTKVIVKFPKFKAEFDIELNDALKNLGMGRMFSKFAEFGKMLNSDSDEPLQISKVVHKAFIEVNEEGTEAAAATGAIIRRKRSISIPANEEFHADHPFVYLIRQIIPGDCSSATITLFWGTISTITAAVSSLEHDEL, from the exons CCATCGTCGTATTTATAACGATAACATTGTTAACCGGacctacaacaacagcaaataaATCAACTCACTGTGAAATGTCGACGCAACAAGAATTTGCCCAAAAATCGGCCCAGTTCGCCGTCAATCTCTTCAATTTTATGTACCACAAACAACCCAACCGAAATATTATCTACTCACCCTTTTCAATACAAACCTGTGTGGGTATGGCTCGTGTTGGTGCCACCGGTGAAACAGCTGCGGAACTCGATCGTGGGCTTGGTCTGCCATCGCATGATGTAACAGCCATTGCTGACACTTTCCACAATATTTTGGTTAATTACACGAACAGCACAATTTTGAAAATTGCGAATAAAATTTACATCATGCAAGGCTATACGATACTGAAAGAATTTAACGAAATTGCAtccaacaaatttttttccacagCGGATAGTATTGACTTTAGCCAAAATTCAGTTGCAGCGAATACAATTAACAAATGGGTTGAATCTAAAACTAATAATCTTATTAAGGACATAATTTCACCGGATGCTTTAAGCCCTGATACACGCGCTGTATTGGTCAATGCGATTCACTTCAAAGGCGAATGGAAATATCAATTTCCCAAAGCCGCAACGCGTGATGATGATTTCTATTTGAATGAAGTTGATTCGGTTAAAGTGCCTATGATGAATGTGAAACAAACTTTTGGTTATGGTGTCATGCCAGAATTGGATGCAACTGCATTGGAAATGCCTTACAAGGATTCAGATCTTTCTATGTTGGTAATTTTGCCAAATACACGTACAGGATTGGCGAATttgcaagaaaaattaaagaattttGATCTTAGCCAAATCACAACTAAAATGTTCCCAACGAAAGTTATAGTGAAATTTCCAAAATTCAAAGCCGAATTTGATATCGAATTGAATGATGCTTTGAAAAAT cTTGGAATGGGGCGCATGTTCAGTAAATTTGCTGAATTCGGTAAAATGCTGAATTCGGACTCTGATGAACCACTGCAAATTTCAAAAGTGGTGCACAAAGCTTTCATTGAAGTGAATGAAGAGGGAACCGAGGCTGCAGCCGCTACAG GCGCCATTATACGTAGAAAGCGAAGTATATCCATTCCCGCAAACGAAGAATTCCATGCCGATCAtccatttgtatatttaataagaCAAATTATTCCTGGTGATTGTTCGTCAGCAACCATAACACTATTCTGGGGCACAATTAGTACAATTACAGCTGCTGTTAGCTCCTTAGAGCATGACGAgttgtaa
- the LOC137244884 gene encoding antichymotrypsin-2-like isoform X2, translating to MEKSIRDTAKIRRRYQKNAIVVFITITLLTGPTTTANKSTHCEMSTQQEFAQKSAQFAVNLFNFMYHKQPNRNIIYSPFSIQTCVGMARVGATGETAAELDRGLGLPSHDVTAIADTFHNILVNYTNSTILKIANKIYIMQGYTILKEFNEIASNKFFSTADSIDFSQNSVAANTINKWVESKTNNLIKDIISPDALSPDTRAVLVNAIHFKGEWKYQFPKAATRDDDFYLNEVDSVKVPMMNVKQTFGYGVMPELDATALEMPYKDSDLSMLVILPNTRTGLANLQEKLKNFDLSQITTKMFPTKVIVKFPKFKAEFDIELNDALKNLGMGRMFSKFAEFGKMLNSDSDEPLQISKVVHKAFIEVNEEGTEAAAATGAIIRRKRSISIPANEEFHADHPFVYLIRQIIPGDCSSATITLFWGTISTITAAVSSLEHDEL from the exons CCATCGTCGTATTTATAACGATAACATTGTTAACCGGacctacaacaacagcaaataaATCAACTCACTGTGAAATGTCGACGCAACAAGAATTTGCCCAAAAATCGGCCCAGTTCGCCGTCAATCTCTTCAATTTTATGTACCACAAACAACCCAACCGAAATATTATCTACTCACCCTTTTCAATACAAACCTGTGTGGGTATGGCTCGTGTTGGTGCCACCGGTGAAACAGCTGCGGAACTCGATCGTGGGCTTGGTCTGCCATCGCATGATGTAACAGCCATTGCTGACACTTTCCACAATATTTTGGTTAATTACACGAACAGCACAATTTTGAAAATTGCGAATAAAATTTACATCATGCAAGGCTATACGATACTGAAAGAATTTAACGAAATTGCAtccaacaaatttttttccacagCGGATAGTATTGACTTTAGCCAAAATTCAGTTGCAGCGAATACAATTAACAAATGGGTTGAATCTAAAACTAATAATCTTATTAAGGACATAATTTCACCGGATGCTTTAAGCCCTGATACACGCGCTGTATTGGTCAATGCGATTCACTTCAAAGGCGAATGGAAATATCAATTTCCCAAAGCCGCAACGCGTGATGATGATTTCTATTTGAATGAAGTTGATTCGGTTAAAGTGCCTATGATGAATGTGAAACAAACTTTTGGTTATGGTGTCATGCCAGAATTGGATGCAACTGCATTGGAAATGCCTTACAAGGATTCAGATCTTTCTATGTTGGTAATTTTGCCAAATACACGTACAGGATTGGCGAATttgcaagaaaaattaaagaattttGATCTTAGCCAAATCACAACTAAAATGTTCCCAACGAAAGTTATAGTGAAATTTCCAAAATTCAAAGCCGAATTTGATATCGAATTGAATGATGCTTTGAAAAAT cTTGGAATGGGGCGCATGTTCAGTAAATTTGCTGAATTCGGTAAAATGCTGAATTCGGACTCTGATGAACCACTGCAAATTTCAAAAGTGGTGCACAAAGCTTTCATTGAAGTGAATGAAGAGGGAACCGAGGCTGCAGCCGCTACAG GCGCCATTATACGTAGAAAGCGAAGTATATCCATTCCCGCAAACGAAGAATTCCATGCCGATCAtccatttgtatatttaataagaCAAATTATTCCTGGTGATTGTTCGTCAGCAACCATAACACTATTCTGGGGCACAATTAGTACAATTACAGCTGCTGTTAGCTCCTTAGAGCATGACGAgttgtaa
- the LOC137244884 gene encoding antichymotrypsin-2-like isoform X8 codes for MFYDHRHLAAITIVVFITITLLTGPTTTANKSTHCEMSTQQEFAQKSAQFAVNLFNFMYHKQPNRNIIYSPFSIQTCVGMARVGATGETAAELDRGLGLPSHDVTAIADTFHNILVNYTNSTILKIANKIYIMQGYTILKEFNEIASNKFFSTADSIDFSQNSVAANTINKWVESKTNNLIKDIISPDALSPDTRAVLVNAIHFKGEWKYQFPKAATRDDDFYLNEVDSVKVPMMNVKQTFGYGVMPELDATALEMPYKDSDLSMLVILPNTRTGLANLQEKLKNFDLSQITTKMFPTKVIVKFPKFKAEFDIELNDALKNLGMGRMFSKFAEFGKMLNSDSDEPLQISKVVHKAFIEVNEEGTEAAAATGAIIRRKRSISIPANEEFHADHPFVYLIRQIIPGDCSSATITLFWGTISTITAAVSSLEHDEL; via the exons CCATCGTCGTATTTATAACGATAACATTGTTAACCGGacctacaacaacagcaaataaATCAACTCACTGTGAAATGTCGACGCAACAAGAATTTGCCCAAAAATCGGCCCAGTTCGCCGTCAATCTCTTCAATTTTATGTACCACAAACAACCCAACCGAAATATTATCTACTCACCCTTTTCAATACAAACCTGTGTGGGTATGGCTCGTGTTGGTGCCACCGGTGAAACAGCTGCGGAACTCGATCGTGGGCTTGGTCTGCCATCGCATGATGTAACAGCCATTGCTGACACTTTCCACAATATTTTGGTTAATTACACGAACAGCACAATTTTGAAAATTGCGAATAAAATTTACATCATGCAAGGCTATACGATACTGAAAGAATTTAACGAAATTGCAtccaacaaatttttttccacagCGGATAGTATTGACTTTAGCCAAAATTCAGTTGCAGCGAATACAATTAACAAATGGGTTGAATCTAAAACTAATAATCTTATTAAGGACATAATTTCACCGGATGCTTTAAGCCCTGATACACGCGCTGTATTGGTCAATGCGATTCACTTCAAAGGCGAATGGAAATATCAATTTCCCAAAGCCGCAACGCGTGATGATGATTTCTATTTGAATGAAGTTGATTCGGTTAAAGTGCCTATGATGAATGTGAAACAAACTTTTGGTTATGGTGTCATGCCAGAATTGGATGCAACTGCATTGGAAATGCCTTACAAGGATTCAGATCTTTCTATGTTGGTAATTTTGCCAAATACACGTACAGGATTGGCGAATttgcaagaaaaattaaagaattttGATCTTAGCCAAATCACAACTAAAATGTTCCCAACGAAAGTTATAGTGAAATTTCCAAAATTCAAAGCCGAATTTGATATCGAATTGAATGATGCTTTGAAAAAT cTTGGAATGGGGCGCATGTTCAGTAAATTTGCTGAATTCGGTAAAATGCTGAATTCGGACTCTGATGAACCACTGCAAATTTCAAAAGTGGTGCACAAAGCTTTCATTGAAGTGAATGAAGAGGGAACCGAGGCTGCAGCCGCTACAG GCGCCATTATACGTAGAAAGCGAAGTATATCCATTCCCGCAAACGAAGAATTCCATGCCGATCAtccatttgtatatttaataagaCAAATTATTCCTGGTGATTGTTCGTCAGCAACCATAACACTATTCTGGGGCACAATTAGTACAATTACAGCTGCTGTTAGCTCCTTAGAGCATGACGAgttgtaa